In one Niveibacterium umoris genomic region, the following are encoded:
- a CDS encoding ABC transporter substrate-binding protein yields MKKTVICGLVAALCASAALPATAADGAKISDGVVRIGVLTDMSGVYAQVGGKGSVIAAQMAVDEVGGKVLGMPVEIVSADHQNKVDIATATARQWIDTQKVDMITELLNSGVGIAVQKLASEKKRITINTGAGSTALTNKECTPYGIHYAYDVFALAKGVAAEVIKDGGKDWTFITADYAFGQSLEANARAQIEKNGGTVKGSVKHPLNTADFSSYLLQAQATGAHVIALANAGGDFTNAVKQAKEFGVVGGGRSLVGLLIFITDIKALGLDAAQGLKFTEGYYWDYDAQTRKFGEAFMKRAGSMPTMSQAGVYSAVKNYLKAVEKAGTDDADAVRAVLGEMTINDEVIRNGKLRADGRLVHDMYLAQVKEPKASKGAWDLEQILRVIPGEQAYQPLAESTCTLVKK; encoded by the coding sequence ATGAAAAAGACTGTGATCTGCGGGCTGGTAGCGGCCCTGTGTGCAAGCGCCGCGCTGCCCGCCACGGCGGCCGACGGCGCGAAGATTTCGGACGGCGTGGTACGCATCGGCGTGCTCACCGACATGTCCGGCGTGTATGCGCAGGTCGGCGGCAAGGGCTCGGTGATCGCCGCGCAGATGGCGGTGGACGAGGTCGGCGGCAAGGTGCTCGGCATGCCGGTCGAGATCGTTTCGGCCGACCACCAGAACAAGGTGGACATCGCGACCGCGACTGCCCGGCAGTGGATCGACACCCAGAAGGTGGACATGATCACCGAGCTGCTCAATTCCGGCGTCGGCATCGCGGTGCAGAAGCTCGCGTCGGAGAAGAAGCGCATCACCATCAACACCGGTGCCGGCTCGACCGCGCTGACCAACAAGGAGTGCACGCCCTACGGCATCCATTACGCCTACGACGTGTTCGCGCTGGCCAAGGGCGTCGCCGCCGAAGTGATCAAGGACGGCGGCAAGGACTGGACCTTCATCACCGCCGACTATGCCTTCGGCCAGTCGCTCGAAGCCAACGCCCGCGCGCAGATCGAGAAGAACGGCGGCACGGTGAAGGGCTCGGTGAAGCACCCGCTCAACACCGCCGACTTCTCGTCTTACCTGCTGCAGGCGCAGGCCACCGGTGCGCATGTGATTGCGCTGGCCAACGCCGGCGGCGACTTTACCAACGCGGTCAAACAGGCGAAGGAGTTCGGCGTGGTGGGCGGCGGCCGCAGCCTGGTCGGCCTGCTGATCTTCATCACCGACATCAAGGCGCTGGGCCTCGACGCTGCGCAGGGCCTGAAGTTCACCGAGGGCTACTACTGGGACTACGACGCGCAGACGCGCAAGTTCGGCGAGGCCTTCATGAAGCGCGCCGGCAGCATGCCGACGATGTCGCAGGCCGGCGTCTACTCGGCGGTGAAGAACTACCTCAAGGCGGTCGAGAAGGCCGGTACCGATGACGCCGACGCGGTGCGCGCGGTGCTGGGCGAGATGACGATCAACGACGAGGTGATCCGCAACGGCAAGCTGCGCGCCGACGGCCGCCTGGTGCACGACATGTACCTCGCGCAGGTGAAGGAGCCGAAGGCCTCGAAGGGCGCTTGGGATCTGGAGCAGATCCTGCGCGTGATCCCCGGCGAGCAGGCCTATCAGCCGCTGGCCGAGAGCACCTGCACGCTGGTCAAGAAGTAA
- a CDS encoding circularly permuted type 2 ATP-grasp protein yields the protein MGASGAFFDEMNSADGTTRAHYEAFQRWLESTAPDRIERKRAQADALFRRVGITFAVYGEAAGTERLIPFDLIPRIIPADEWQQLSAGLKQRIRALNAFLHDVYHGQEILKAGLIPAEQVLNNAQFRPEMCGVDVAGGIYSHISGVDIVRAGAGEFYVLEDNLRVPSGVSYMIEDRRMMMRLFPDLFAKHRIAPVEHYPDLLLDTLRTVAPQGISDPTVVLLTPGSYNSAYFEHAFLAQQMGIELVEGRDLFVTNEGVFMSTTRGRRRVDVIYRRVDDDFLDPLAFRKDSMLGVPGLFGAYRAGKVTLANAIGTGVADDKSIYPYVPDMVRFYLGEKPLLNNVPTYMLRKPDDLAYTLEHLPELVVKEVHGAGGYGMLVGPASTKAEIEAFRERIIAAPEKYIAQPTLALSTCPTFVDAGIAPRHLDLRPFVLSGKEIRFVPGGLTRVALKAGSLVVNSSQGGGTKDTWVLEA from the coding sequence ATGGGAGCAAGTGGGGCGTTCTTCGACGAAATGAATAGTGCCGACGGGACGACCCGCGCGCACTACGAAGCCTTCCAGCGGTGGCTGGAAAGCACCGCGCCGGATCGCATCGAACGCAAGCGGGCACAGGCCGACGCGCTGTTCCGGCGGGTTGGCATCACCTTTGCGGTGTATGGCGAAGCGGCAGGCACCGAGCGGCTGATTCCTTTCGACCTGATCCCGCGCATCATCCCGGCCGACGAGTGGCAGCAGCTTTCCGCCGGCCTCAAGCAGCGCATCCGCGCGCTCAACGCCTTCCTCCACGACGTCTATCACGGGCAGGAAATCCTCAAGGCGGGCCTGATCCCCGCCGAGCAGGTGCTCAATAACGCGCAGTTCCGCCCTGAAATGTGCGGCGTCGATGTGGCGGGGGGCATCTACTCGCACATTTCCGGTGTTGATATCGTGCGCGCCGGCGCCGGCGAGTTCTACGTGCTGGAAGACAACCTGCGCGTGCCTTCCGGCGTCTCGTACATGATCGAGGACCGCCGCATGATGATGCGGCTCTTCCCCGACCTCTTTGCCAAGCACCGCATCGCGCCGGTCGAGCACTACCCCGACCTGCTGCTCGATACCCTGCGCACCGTCGCGCCGCAGGGCATATCCGACCCGACCGTGGTCCTGCTCACGCCGGGCAGCTACAACAGTGCCTACTTCGAACACGCCTTCCTCGCGCAGCAGATGGGCATCGAACTGGTCGAGGGGCGCGACCTCTTCGTCACGAACGAAGGCGTCTTCATGAGCACCACCCGTGGCCGTCGCCGGGTGGACGTGATCTACCGCCGCGTCGACGACGACTTCCTCGATCCGCTCGCCTTCCGCAAGGATTCGATGCTCGGTGTGCCGGGTCTCTTCGGCGCTTACCGCGCCGGCAAGGTGACGCTCGCCAACGCGATCGGCACCGGCGTCGCCGACGACAAGTCGATCTACCCGTACGTGCCGGACATGGTGCGCTTCTACCTCGGTGAGAAGCCGCTGCTCAACAACGTGCCGACCTACATGCTCAGGAAGCCCGATGACCTGGCCTACACGCTGGAGCATCTGCCGGAGCTGGTGGTCAAGGAAGTGCACGGTGCCGGCGGCTACGGCATGCTGGTCGGGCCCGCGTCGACCAAGGCCGAGATCGAAGCCTTCCGCGAGCGCATCATCGCCGCGCCGGAGAAATACATCGCGCAGCCCACGCTGGCGCTGTCCACCTGCCCGACCTTCGTCGACGCCGGCATCGCACCGCGCCACCTCGATCTGCGACCCTTCGTGCTGTCAGGCAAGGAGATCCGCTTCGTGCCCGGCGGGCTGACCCGCGTCGCGCTCAAGGCGGGCTCGCTGGTGGTGAATTCCTCGCAGGGCGGGGGCACCAAAGACACCTGGGTTCTGGAGGCCTGA
- a CDS encoding ABC transporter ATP-binding protein, giving the protein MNSVDGLITPLDIPPEQVAVDVEGLTKRFGDKTVVDQLSMRVRRGEVFGFLGPNGSGKTTSIRMMCGLLTPDAGSGHTLGYDILRDTAAIKREVGYMTQRFGLYEDLTIRENLDFVAGIYRMDRRRQRVDAAIERLGLTARANQLAGGLSGGWKQRMALAACMLHEPKLLLLDEPTAGVDPKARRDFWEEIHALAAEGITVLVSTHYMDEAERCHRLGYIAYGRLLALGTPQQLVAHSGFATWHVRGNDVSALAATLRQAPGVDMLTRFGNTLHVSGTRADVLAAAIAPWRDKPELVWEAAEPQLEDVFIHLMGQSRDNFQEAR; this is encoded by the coding sequence ATGAACAGCGTGGATGGCCTGATCACGCCGCTCGACATTCCGCCCGAGCAAGTGGCGGTCGATGTCGAGGGCCTCACCAAGCGCTTCGGCGACAAGACAGTCGTCGACCAGCTCTCGATGCGGGTGCGACGTGGCGAGGTGTTCGGCTTTCTCGGCCCCAACGGCAGCGGCAAGACCACCTCGATCCGCATGATGTGCGGGCTGCTGACGCCGGATGCCGGCAGCGGCCACACGCTGGGCTACGACATCCTGCGCGACACCGCCGCGATCAAGCGTGAGGTCGGCTACATGACGCAGCGTTTCGGGCTCTACGAAGACCTGACGATCCGTGAGAACCTCGACTTCGTCGCCGGCATCTACCGCATGGACCGGCGCCGCCAGCGGGTGGACGCGGCGATCGAGCGGCTCGGCCTGACGGCGCGTGCCAACCAGCTCGCTGGCGGACTCTCCGGCGGCTGGAAGCAGCGCATGGCGCTCGCCGCGTGCATGCTGCACGAGCCGAAACTGCTGCTGCTCGACGAGCCGACCGCCGGCGTCGACCCGAAAGCGCGCCGCGACTTCTGGGAAGAGATCCACGCGCTCGCCGCCGAGGGCATCACCGTGTTGGTGTCTACCCACTACATGGACGAGGCCGAGCGCTGCCATCGCCTCGGCTACATCGCCTACGGACGCCTGCTCGCGCTCGGCACGCCGCAGCAACTGGTTGCGCACAGCGGGTTTGCCACCTGGCATGTGCGCGGCAACGATGTCTCCGCGCTGGCCGCGACGCTGCGCCAAGCGCCGGGGGTCGACATGCTCACGCGATTCGGCAACACCTTGCATGTCAGCGGCACCCGGGCCGACGTGCTCGCCGCCGCCATCGCACCTTGGCGTGACAAGCCGGAACTGGTGTGGGAAGCCGCCGAGCCGCAACTCGAAGACGTGTTCATCCACCTGATGGGGCAGTCACGCGACAACTTCCAGGAGGCGCGCTGA
- a CDS encoding ABC transporter permease gives MAIGGLSLARMLTVMRKEFIQLRRDRLTFAMMIGIPLIQLTLFGFAINGDPKHLPTVVVAGEQSAAARSITAAMTHSDYFDIVSTAATADEAERLLAEGRVAFAVTIPADFTRKLVRGERPQLLLDADATDPTATGNAISALTQLAPTVLRYDLTGPLAARNGGQPPFELIVQRRYNPDGLTAWNVVPGLMGVILTMTMIMMTGVALTREVERGTMENLLATPVRPVEVMLGKILPFILIGGVQVVLILLAAKLLFHVPFVGALPLLLLGVLVFIAANLIVGITISSVARSQLQAMQMTFFFFLPSILLSGFMFPFRGMPGWAQVIGEALPLTHFMRLARSVMLKGNDFALVWEHLWPLLVFITVVLAVGLKRFRKTLD, from the coding sequence ATGGCAATCGGCGGACTCTCGCTCGCGCGCATGCTGACGGTGATGCGCAAGGAATTCATCCAGTTGCGGCGCGACCGGCTGACCTTCGCGATGATGATCGGCATTCCGCTGATCCAGCTCACGCTCTTCGGTTTCGCCATCAATGGCGACCCCAAGCACCTGCCGACCGTCGTCGTGGCCGGCGAGCAGAGCGCGGCGGCGCGCAGCATCACCGCCGCAATGACGCACAGCGACTACTTCGACATCGTCTCGACCGCGGCCACGGCCGATGAGGCCGAGCGCCTGCTGGCGGAAGGTCGAGTGGCCTTCGCGGTGACCATCCCGGCCGATTTCACGCGCAAGCTGGTGCGCGGCGAACGCCCGCAGCTGCTGCTCGACGCCGACGCCACCGACCCCACCGCCACCGGCAATGCGATCTCGGCGCTGACGCAACTCGCGCCGACGGTGCTGCGCTACGACCTCACCGGGCCGCTCGCCGCACGCAACGGTGGCCAGCCGCCCTTCGAGCTGATCGTGCAACGCCGCTACAACCCGGACGGGCTCACCGCGTGGAACGTCGTCCCCGGCCTGATGGGCGTGATCCTGACGATGACCATGATCATGATGACCGGCGTCGCGCTGACCCGCGAGGTCGAGCGCGGCACGATGGAAAACCTGCTGGCGACGCCGGTGCGCCCGGTCGAGGTGATGCTCGGCAAGATCCTGCCCTTCATCCTCATCGGCGGGGTGCAGGTGGTGCTGATCCTGCTCGCCGCGAAGCTCTTGTTCCATGTGCCCTTCGTCGGCGCGCTGCCGCTGCTGCTGCTCGGCGTGCTGGTCTTCATCGCGGCCAACCTGATCGTCGGCATCACGATATCCAGCGTGGCGCGCAGCCAGTTGCAGGCGATGCAGATGACCTTCTTCTTCTTCCTGCCCTCGATCCTGCTGTCCGGCTTCATGTTCCCCTTCCGCGGCATGCCGGGCTGGGCGCAGGTGATCGGCGAGGCGCTGCCGCTGACCCACTTCATGCGGCTGGCCCGCAGCGTGATGCTCAAGGGCAACGATTTCGCGCTGGTGTGGGAACACCTGTGGCCGCTGCTGGTGTTCATCACCGTGGTGCTTGCCGTGGGGCTCAAGCGCTTCCGCAAGACCCTGGATTGA
- a CDS encoding branched-chain amino acid ABC transporter permease: protein MMDKRLWIGLALAGLIAPYLFYEVTLAKLVCFALFAVAFNLLIGYAGLLSFGHAAFFGSAAYVCGYVVRDLHLGPELGVVAGTLAAGLLGALFGSLAIRRQGIYFAMITLALAQIVYFIALKSPITGGEDGMQGVKAATALFGLVSIESNRARYYFALVVALLGFAVVYRAIHSPFGAVLKAIRENEPRALSLGYKVERVKLLAFVLSAALAGTAGSLKAIVLEAATLTDIRWTMSGEVVLMTLLGGMGTVTGPIVGAFTVAGVESWLANIGQAAEVSAWLRAITSAQVVMGLIFIFCVLLFRRGIVGELQHVMKRNLNL, encoded by the coding sequence ATGATGGACAAACGTCTGTGGATCGGGCTCGCCCTCGCCGGCCTGATCGCGCCCTACCTCTTCTACGAGGTCACGCTCGCCAAGCTGGTGTGCTTCGCGCTCTTCGCGGTCGCCTTCAACCTGCTGATCGGCTACGCCGGCCTGCTCTCGTTCGGCCACGCGGCCTTCTTCGGCAGCGCCGCCTATGTCTGCGGCTATGTCGTGCGCGACCTGCACCTCGGTCCGGAACTCGGCGTCGTCGCCGGCACGCTCGCCGCCGGCCTGCTCGGCGCGCTGTTCGGCAGTCTCGCGATCCGCCGCCAGGGCATCTACTTCGCGATGATCACGCTGGCGCTGGCGCAGATCGTGTACTTCATCGCGCTCAAATCGCCGATCACCGGCGGCGAAGACGGCATGCAGGGCGTGAAGGCCGCCACCGCGCTGTTCGGGCTGGTCAGCATCGAGAGCAACCGCGCCCGCTACTACTTCGCGCTGGTCGTTGCGCTGCTGGGCTTCGCGGTGGTGTATCGCGCGATCCACTCGCCCTTTGGCGCGGTGCTCAAGGCGATCCGCGAGAACGAGCCGCGCGCCCTGTCGCTCGGCTACAAGGTCGAACGGGTAAAGCTGCTGGCCTTCGTGCTGTCGGCCGCGCTCGCCGGCACCGCCGGTTCGCTCAAGGCCATCGTGCTCGAAGCGGCGACGCTGACCGACATCCGCTGGACGATGTCGGGCGAGGTGGTGCTGATGACGCTGCTCGGCGGCATGGGTACCGTCACCGGCCCGATCGTCGGCGCCTTCACCGTGGCCGGCGTCGAATCCTGGCTCGCCAATATCGGCCAGGCGGCGGAAGTGTCGGCATGGCTGCGCGCGATCACCTCGGCGCAAGTCGTGATGGGCCTGATCTTCATCTTCTGCGTGCTGCTCTTCCGCCGCGGCATCGTCGGCGAACTGCAGCATGTGATGAAGCGCAACCTGAACCTGTGA
- a CDS encoding branched-chain amino acid ABC transporter permease gives MEFKQVLQQAMLGLYNGAFYAILSLGLAVIFGLLNIINFAHGALYMLGAFVALIGLTLLGGWLGSPDLAIGYWASLIVAPVVVGLLGVVIERTMLRRLYQFDHLYGLLLTFGIALVIQGLFTQFFNTSGEPYPGIPPVLQGATDLGFMIFPKYRLWVVSVSLAVCLGTWFMIERTQLGAYLRAGTEKPDVVRAFGINVPLMITLTYAFGVGLAALAGVLAVGTVQPSPVMGAEMIIKVFAIVVIGGMGSIIGSVATGFLLGMVEGVTKVIYPEAADVVIFVLMAIVLLLRPAGLFGKE, from the coding sequence ATGGAATTCAAACAGGTGCTGCAGCAGGCGATGCTGGGGCTGTACAACGGTGCGTTCTACGCGATCCTGAGTCTGGGCTTGGCAGTGATCTTCGGCCTGCTCAACATCATCAATTTCGCGCATGGCGCGCTGTACATGCTCGGCGCCTTCGTCGCGCTGATCGGCCTGACCCTGCTCGGCGGCTGGCTCGGTTCGCCGGATCTGGCGATCGGCTACTGGGCGTCGCTGATCGTGGCGCCGGTGGTCGTCGGCCTGCTCGGGGTGGTGATCGAACGCACGATGCTGCGCCGCCTGTACCAGTTCGATCACCTCTATGGGCTGCTGCTCACCTTCGGCATCGCGCTGGTGATCCAGGGCTTGTTCACGCAGTTCTTCAACACCTCGGGCGAGCCCTATCCGGGCATTCCGCCGGTGCTGCAGGGCGCCACCGACCTGGGGTTCATGATCTTTCCGAAGTACCGGCTGTGGGTGGTGAGCGTGTCGCTGGCGGTGTGCCTTGGCACCTGGTTCATGATCGAGCGCACCCAGCTCGGCGCCTACCTGCGCGCCGGCACCGAGAAGCCCGACGTGGTGCGCGCCTTCGGCATCAACGTGCCGCTGATGATCACGCTGACCTACGCCTTCGGCGTCGGCCTCGCCGCGCTCGCCGGCGTGCTCGCGGTCGGCACCGTGCAACCGAGCCCGGTGATGGGCGCGGAGATGATCATCAAGGTCTTCGCGATCGTGGTGATCGGCGGCATGGGCTCGATCATCGGATCGGTCGCCACCGGCTTCCTGCTCGGCATGGTGGAGGGCGTTACCAAGGTGATCTACCCGGAAGCCGCCGATGTGGTGATCTTCGTGCTGATGGCGATCGTGCTGCTGTTGCGCCCCGCCGGCCTGTTCGGCAAGGAATGA
- a CDS encoding proteasome-type protease, producing the protein MTYCVGMLLDAGIVCLSDSRTNAGVDHINSFRKLNIFERPGERVMVLMTAGNLAITQAIVTMLNERLTSTEGASLWSVPNLFEAARHVGDTIREVHRRDAESLQAFGIDFSASLMLAGQIRGERPRLFNIYAAGNFIEATPETPYFQIGESKYGKPIIDRVITRGTTLDEATKCALISMDSTIRSNLSVGLPLDLALIRSDECRISLHKSINQHDPYFSIVRSEWGQALRDAFNALPNPDWSKD; encoded by the coding sequence ATGACCTACTGCGTCGGCATGCTCCTCGACGCTGGCATCGTGTGCCTGTCCGACTCGCGCACCAACGCCGGCGTTGATCACATCAACTCCTTCCGCAAGCTCAACATCTTCGAACGCCCCGGCGAACGGGTGATGGTGCTGATGACGGCCGGCAATCTCGCGATCACCCAGGCCATCGTCACCATGCTCAACGAGCGCCTGACGAGCACCGAAGGCGCGAGCCTGTGGAGCGTGCCCAACCTGTTCGAGGCGGCACGTCATGTCGGCGACACCATCCGCGAGGTACACCGGCGCGACGCCGAATCGCTGCAGGCTTTCGGTATCGACTTCTCCGCCAGCCTGATGCTGGCCGGCCAGATCCGCGGCGAACGCCCGCGCCTCTTCAACATCTACGCGGCCGGCAACTTCATCGAAGCCACGCCCGAGACGCCTTACTTCCAGATCGGCGAATCGAAGTACGGCAAACCGATCATCGACCGCGTCATCACCCGCGGCACCACGCTCGACGAAGCCACCAAGTGCGCGCTGATCTCGATGGATTCGACGATCCGCTCGAACCTCTCGGTCGGCCTCCCGCTCGACCTCGCGCTGATCCGCAGCGACGAGTGCCGCATCTCGCTGCACAAGTCGATCAACCAGCACGACCCCTACTTCAGCATCGTGCGCAGCGAATGGGGCCAGGCCCTGCGCGACGCCTTCAACGCGCTGCCGAATCCGGACTGGTCGAAGGACTGA
- a CDS encoding ABC transporter ATP-binding protein gives MLDPRKEMLRVSDMHAFYGEAHVLHGVDLQVGKGELVTLLGRNGSGRTTTLKAILGLVSRRTGSVTINGRETVRMPTHRIAHLGVGWCPEERAIFSSLDVRENLMLPPVVRSDGMSVDEIFELFPNLRERLTTSCGTRLSGGEQQMLALARILRTGANLLLLDEITEGLAPVIVQAMGRAIEKLKARGLTIVLVEQNFRFAAPLADRHYIVDHGQVVDEISAKELDSNSEKLGRYLGV, from the coding sequence ATGCTTGATCCACGCAAGGAAATGCTGCGCGTCAGCGACATGCACGCCTTCTACGGCGAGGCACATGTACTGCATGGCGTCGACCTGCAGGTCGGCAAGGGCGAGCTGGTAACGCTGCTGGGCCGCAACGGTTCGGGCCGCACCACCACGCTGAAGGCGATCCTCGGCCTGGTGAGCAGGCGCACCGGTTCGGTGACGATCAACGGGCGCGAGACGGTGCGCATGCCGACGCACCGCATCGCGCATCTGGGCGTGGGCTGGTGTCCGGAGGAGCGGGCGATCTTCTCCAGCCTCGATGTGCGCGAAAACCTGATGCTGCCACCGGTGGTGCGCAGCGACGGCATGAGCGTCGACGAGATCTTCGAGCTGTTCCCGAACCTGCGCGAACGCCTGACGACGAGTTGCGGCACGCGGCTCTCGGGCGGCGAGCAGCAGATGCTGGCGCTCGCCCGCATCCTGCGCACCGGCGCCAACCTGCTGCTGCTCGACGAGATCACCGAGGGCCTCGCCCCGGTGATCGTGCAGGCGATGGGGCGCGCGATCGAAAAGCTCAAGGCGCGCGGCCTGACCATCGTGCTGGTGGAGCAGAACTTCCGCTTCGCCGCACCGCTGGCAGACCGCCACTACATCGTCGATCACGGCCAGGTGGTGGACGAGATTTCCGCCAAGGAACTGGACAGCAATTCAGAAAAGCTCGGGCGCTATCTCGGCGTCTGA
- a CDS encoding CerR family C-terminal domain-containing protein, protein MPSTPTTTQRTPPGEETRTALLAAATVIFIEEGFRAARVQDIAQRAGVRLSAINYHFGGKDGLYRAVLQHHAELAVSRTPFPPPDPTHPHAAFEAAVRTLVRRFLDPASESRIAALMLRELVNPTEALGMMIERFTRPQMQQFRPIVAAVLGPRASEEQVARAMFSVLSQCMGYISARPLVERLMPVALAGDDLVERIAAHITHFSWGGLIALRDALENPT, encoded by the coding sequence ATGCCAAGCACCCCCACCACCACCCAGCGCACCCCGCCCGGCGAAGAAACCCGCACCGCCCTGCTTGCCGCGGCGACCGTGATCTTCATCGAGGAAGGCTTTCGCGCCGCCCGGGTGCAGGACATTGCGCAGCGCGCCGGGGTGCGGCTGTCGGCGATCAACTACCACTTCGGTGGCAAGGACGGGCTCTACCGCGCCGTGTTGCAGCACCACGCCGAACTGGCAGTGAGCCGCACGCCCTTCCCGCCTCCCGACCCCACCCATCCACACGCAGCCTTCGAGGCCGCAGTGCGAACGCTGGTGCGGCGCTTCCTCGACCCCGCAAGCGAAAGCCGCATCGCTGCGCTGATGCTGCGCGAACTGGTGAACCCGACCGAGGCGCTGGGCATGATGATCGAGCGCTTCACGCGCCCGCAGATGCAGCAGTTCCGCCCCATCGTGGCCGCGGTGCTGGGCCCGCGCGCCAGCGAAGAACAGGTCGCGCGCGCGATGTTCAGCGTGCTCAGTCAGTGCATGGGCTATATCTCGGCGCGGCCGCTGGTCGAGCGCCTGATGCCGGTGGCCCTCGCCGGCGACGATCTGGTCGAACGCATCGCCGCCCACATCACGCATTTCAGCTGGGGCGGCCTGATCGCGCTCCGCGATGCGCTGGAGAACCCGACATGA
- a CDS encoding alpha-E domain-containing protein, translated as MLSRTADNLYWMARYMERAENLARILDVHHRMSLLPQSTGEIERQWTATLDIMGMLGSFRERQLAINTDAVMHFMMFDRDNPSSIVSCLRAARENAHTVRGTLTSELWEAINATWLKLNDFAPSRLLETGPTEFFEWVKHRSHLSRGVTVGTMLRDEAFHFTRLGTYIERADNTLRILDVKYHLLLGAHAPNDSAVDYYQWSALLHSVSAFEIYRRVYRDQITPTRVAELLLLRPDMPRSLAYCMREVYGLLQAVANGRSSETQRRAGELEASLRFGRIEELIADGLHEYLDTALHRILDLGQRISDDFLVPVTT; from the coding sequence ATGTTGTCCCGCACCGCCGACAACCTCTACTGGATGGCGCGCTACATGGAGCGCGCCGAGAACCTCGCCCGCATCCTCGACGTGCACCACCGCATGTCGCTGTTGCCGCAGAGCACCGGCGAAATCGAACGGCAATGGACCGCCACGCTCGACATCATGGGCATGCTCGGCAGCTTCCGCGAACGCCAGCTCGCGATCAACACCGATGCGGTGATGCACTTCATGATGTTCGACCGCGACAACCCGTCGAGCATCGTGTCCTGCCTGCGCGCCGCGCGCGAGAACGCCCACACCGTGCGCGGCACGCTCACCTCCGAACTGTGGGAGGCGATCAACGCGACCTGGCTCAAGCTCAACGACTTCGCGCCCTCGCGCCTGCTCGAAACCGGCCCCACCGAGTTCTTCGAGTGGGTCAAGCATCGCTCGCACCTGTCGCGCGGCGTCACCGTCGGCACCATGCTGCGCGACGAGGCCTTCCACTTCACCCGCCTCGGCACCTACATCGAACGCGCCGACAACACGCTGCGCATCCTCGATGTGAAGTACCACCTGCTGCTCGGCGCACACGCACCGAACGATTCCGCGGTCGACTATTACCAGTGGAGCGCGCTGCTGCACTCGGTGTCGGCCTTCGAGATCTACCGCCGCGTGTATCGCGACCAGATCACACCGACCCGCGTTGCCGAACTGCTGCTGCTGCGGCCCGACATGCCGCGTTCGCTCGCCTACTGCATGCGCGAGGTGTATGGCCTGTTGCAGGCGGTGGCCAACGGGCGCTCCTCCGAGACCCAGCGCCGCGCCGGCGAACTTGAGGCCAGCCTGCGTTTTGGCCGCATCGAGGAACTGATCGCCGACGGCCTGCACGAATACCTCGACACGGCGCTGCACCGCATCCTCGATCTGGGTCAGCGCATCTCCGACGACTTCCTGGTTCCCGTCACCACCTGA
- a CDS encoding HlyD family secretion protein, translated as MNARPLILALFAAASLAACSAPPEAPMLGYVELEPTRVAAPYAGRLVKLAVTRGGSVAGGGALFALDADVEQPALLEARARREQSAAQAADLATGKRPAELDSLRARVAAAESALRLAEQDLRRQQDLATQGFLSPATLDGLRERVRSNAAQLAQASADLHAAELAGREAQRAAAASAIKVAEAQQAQAAVRLALKTVNAPAAARVEDTYYREGEWVPAGTPVVSLLPAGSTKLRFYIPQARLPEFPAGSRVEVLCDGCRAPVAARITWVASSAEFTPPVIYSKDNRAKLVYMAEARPEGEAHLAPGQPVEVRAGAPK; from the coding sequence ATGAATGCCCGTCCGCTCATCCTCGCGCTGTTTGCGGCAGCGAGTCTGGCCGCATGCAGCGCGCCACCCGAAGCACCCATGCTCGGCTACGTCGAGCTCGAACCGACCCGCGTGGCCGCGCCCTACGCCGGCAGGCTGGTGAAGCTGGCAGTCACGCGCGGTGGCAGCGTCGCCGGCGGCGGCGCGCTCTTCGCGCTGGACGCAGACGTCGAACAGCCCGCGCTGCTCGAAGCCCGGGCGCGCCGCGAACAGAGCGCGGCGCAGGCGGCGGATCTGGCCACCGGCAAGCGCCCGGCGGAACTCGACTCGCTGCGCGCCCGCGTCGCCGCGGCCGAATCGGCGCTGCGGCTCGCCGAGCAGGATCTGCGCCGCCAGCAGGATCTCGCGACGCAGGGCTTCCTCAGCCCGGCCACGCTTGATGGCCTGCGCGAACGGGTGCGCAGCAATGCCGCGCAACTCGCGCAGGCCAGCGCCGACCTGCACGCCGCCGAGCTGGCCGGGCGCGAGGCGCAGCGCGCTGCAGCCGCTTCCGCCATCAAGGTCGCTGAAGCACAGCAGGCGCAGGCAGCGGTGCGCTTGGCGCTGAAAACCGTCAACGCCCCTGCAGCCGCAAGGGTAGAGGACACCTATTACCGTGAAGGCGAATGGGTGCCTGCCGGGACGCCGGTGGTGAGCCTGCTGCCGGCGGGCAGCACCAAGCTGCGCTTCTACATTCCGCAAGCGCGCCTGCCCGAATTTCCGGCCGGCAGCCGGGTCGAGGTGCTGTGCGACGGCTGCCGTGCGCCGGTCGCCGCACGCATCACCTGGGTGGCCTCCAGCGCCGAGTTCACCCCGCCGGTGATCTACTCGAAGGACAACCGCGCGAAGCTGGTTTACATGGCCGAGGCGCGCCCCGAAGGCGAGGCGCACCTGGCGCCGGGGCAGCCGGTCGAGGTGCGCGCCGGGGCACCGAAATGA